One Oryza sativa Japonica Group chromosome 8, ASM3414082v1 DNA window includes the following coding sequences:
- the LOC107275528 gene encoding F-box protein At3g07870, which yields MAAAGIGHIPSDAVVEILVRLPPSSRRRCRLVCRHWRDLVDDRTPEMRSRAKALVLVHAVAHVFDDLPEGRRRQLLPNCRGVDIVGTCNGLVFLCEWSRGFALVNPFTGERVDGAGVPPPPCPRGEEPPFYQPTHAAYAFGYHPTTGRYKIVHFPIQDRRTETFDAVRVLTLGAEEDASTSWRDVPMPAGGSSRRGSCGVVSVDGSTYWITRDTERVMSLDLGDDERVAAVTPLLPARTAGPGCTCKLTDVRGRLGVAVSVSMATSTDTDVWVLEGGGGGGGERRWSRRYSVRVHGVEQQLAWPHFAHGEHVLTTSTHCSIRGFLYAHRLSDDGRRRLQCSAVRINERRPGKVVGSFGACYRRDLRTFAYVETTEPVSVFSLRG from the coding sequence ATGGCGGCCGCAGGCATCGGGCACATCCCCTCGGACGCCGTCGTGGAGATCCTGGTGCGCCTCCCGccgagctcgcggcggcggtgccgcctCGTGTGCCGGCACTGGCGCGACCTCGTCGACGACCGCACGCCGGAGATGCGGAGCCGCGCCAAGGCGCTCGTCCTGGTCCACGCCGTCGCGCACGTGTTCGACGACCTgccggaggggcggcgccggcagctgCTGCCCAACTGCCGCGGCGTCGACATCGTCGGCACGTGCAACGGGCTGGTATTCCTGTGCGAGTGGTCCAGGGGCTTCGCCCTGGTGAACCCGTTCACCGGCGAGAGGGTGGACGGCGCCggcgtcccgccgccgccgtgtccgcgcGGCGAGGAGCCACCCTTCTACCAGCCGACGCACGCGGCGTACGCCTTCGGCTACCACCCGACGACGGGGAGGTACAAGATCGTGCACTTCCCCATCCAGGACAGACGGACCGAGACGTTCGACGCGGTGCGCGTGCTCACGCTcggggcggaggaggacgcGTCGACGTCGTGGCGAGACGTGCCGATGCCCGCCGGCGGATCGAGCCGCCGCGGCAGCTGCGGCGTCGTCAGCGTAGACGGCTCCACGTACTGGATCACCAGGGACACCGAGAGGGTCATGTCGCTGGacctcggcgacgacgagcgcgtcgccgccgtcacgcCGCTGCTCCCGGCGCGCACGGCGGGGCCGGGCTGCACCTGCAAGCTGACGGACGTGCGCGGCAGGCTCGGCGTCGCCGTCAGCGTCAGCATGGCGACGAGCACCGACACCGACGTGTGGGTGctcgaaggaggaggaggcggcggcggcgagcggcggtggagCCGGCGGTACAGCGTGCGGGTGCACGGCGTGGAGCAGCAGCTGGCGTGGCCGCACTTCGCCCACGGCGAGCACGTCCTGACGACGTCGACGCACTGTAGCATCCGGGGGTTCTTGTACGCGCACCGGCTGAGcgacgacgggaggcggcggctgcagtGCAGCGCGGTGAGGATCAacgagcggcggccggggaaGGTGGTGGGCTCGTTCGGCGCTTGTTACCGCCGGGATCTCCGGACCTTCGCCTACGTCGAGACCACCGAGCCGGTCAGCGTGTTCAGCCTCCGGGGATGA
- the LOC4345914 gene encoding F-box protein At3g07870, giving the protein MEEQETSIGDLHTDAFVEILRRVAPSARRRLRLVCRRWRNVINSRAPVWRGHAKTLAFVYHRPGPATAAYAIDGLEEDDEGCYRKLWDAAADPSLPAIYSRLRMIGSCNGLLCLYDEGVTGDIALLNPVTGETLDVAGPPGHRLRRQEPYGHVPYGEAFSFTYHEATERYKIVHLAVSDGRLEAVEVLTLVDGAPSPSWRRVAAPAGSSCWLPAGVVSDGQATYWINHGGGDRLMSFDLTDERVATITSLPVAAKNLNAGCLRKARGRLCVGNRIHHDYQNNTEIDEMWLLERDGCESLERWYCRFYLTTRLCMEVQQVVGPHFTQGEHILAHRHGSLYVHRCVSSATRPQCSVAQIHEHWPYHEPMFTCGHASNIRAFSYIETTEPLNVYQCNGGSKIGSVVNNDEEMATGKTTSLGQMLTSMFNDLPSPHPKRPVARRRKRRTNRFK; this is encoded by the exons ATGGAGGAGCAGGAGACCAGTATCGGGGACCTGCACACGGATGCCTTCGTGGAGATCCTGCGGCGCGTCGCGCcgagcgcgcgccgccgcctccgcctcgtctGCCGGCGCTGGCGCAACGTCATCAACTCCCGCGCGCCGGTGTGGCGGGGCCACGCGAAGACGCTCGCCTTCGTCTACCATCGCCCCGGTCCAGCCACCGCCGCGTACGCCATCGACGGcctggaggaggacgacgaaggGTGCTACCGGAAGCTatgggacgccgccgccgacccgagTCTTCCGGCCATCTACTCCCGCCTGAGGATGATCGGCAGCTGCAACGGCCTGCTCTGCCTGTACGACGAGGGGGTCACCGGCGACATCGCGCTGCTCAACCCGGTCACCGGCGAGACGCTGGACGTCGCCGGGCCGCCGGGCCACCGGCTCAGGCGCCAGGAGCCGTACGGCCACGTCCCGTACGGCGAGGCGTTCAGCTTCACGTACCACGAGGCGACGGAGAGGTACAAGATCGTGCACCTCGCCGTCAGCGacgggcggctggaggcggtggaggtgcTCACGCTCGTGGacggcgcgccgtcgccgtcgtggcggagggtggcggcgcCCGCCGGATCGAGCTGCTGGctgccggccggcgtcgtcagCGACGGCCAAGCCACGTACTGGAtcaaccacggcggcggcgacaggctcATGTCGTTTGACCTCACGGATGAGCGTGTCGCGACGATCACGTCGCTGCCGGTGGCGGCCAAGAACTTGAACGCCGGTTGCTTGAGGAAGGCGCGTGGGAGGCTGTGCGTGGGCAACCGTATCCATCACGACTATCAAAACAACACCGAAATCGAT GAGATGTGGTTACTGGAGCGTGATGGATGTGAAAGCTTGGAGAGGTGGTATTGCCGGTTCTACTTGACTACGCGACTGTGCATGGAGGTGCAACAAGTTGTAGGGCCACACTTTACCCAGGGCGAACATATCTTGGCCCATCGCCATGGATCCTTGTATGTGCATCGGTGCGTGAGCAGTGCGACAAGGCCACAGTGCAGTGTAGCGCAGATACACGAGCACTGGCCTTACCATGAACCCATGTTCACGTGTGGTCATGCAAGTAATATTCGGGCCTTCTCCTACATCGAGACTACGGAGCCATTGAACGTATACCAATGCAATGGTGGATCTAAGATTGGAAGTGTGGTTAATAACGATGAGGAGATGGCTACAG GTAAGacgacatctctagggcaaatgctAACCTCCATGTTCAATGACCTCCCAAGTCCTCACCCCAAGCGCCCGGTTGCCAGGCGAAGAAAACGGCGAACCAATCGTTTTAAGTGA
- the LOC4345912 gene encoding probable E3 ubiquitin-protein ligase XERICO, whose product MGISSMPAPKDSVVAYLLYNTAVSIAILADMVRAALVFLGLPVPPSAWEDGDDQLAAIAAAAAAAAAAAGGPSLADRFRSRFRPARFGRRRGGGAGAADCRVCLARFEPESVVNRLPCGHLFHRACLEKWLDYDHATCPLCRHRLLPATTESPSPSPATATPHFARI is encoded by the coding sequence ATGGGCATCTCGAGCATGCCGGCGCCCAAGGACAGCGTGGTGGCGTACCTGCTGTACAACACGGCGGTGTCGATCGCCATCCTGGCGGACATGGTGCGGGCGGCGCTGGTGTTCCTCGGCCTCCCCGTGCCGCCCTCGGCGtgggaggacggcgacgaccagcTGGCGGCgatcgcggcggccgccgcggccgcggccgcggcggcggggggcccgAGCCTGGCGGACAGGTTCCGGAGCAGGTTCAGGCCGGCGaggttcgggcggcggcgaggcgggggcgcgggcgcggccgaCTGCCGCGTCTGCCTCGCGCGGTTCGAGCCGGAGTCGGTGGTGAACCGCCTCCCCTGCGGCCACCTCTTCCACCGCGCCTGCCTCGAGAAGTGGCTCGACTACGACCACGCCACCTGCCCGctctgccgccaccgcctcctccccgccaccaccgagtccccctcgccgtcgccggcgacggcgacccccCATTTCGCCCGGATTTAG
- the LOC107275568 gene encoding putative F-box protein At1g32420 produces MPPRKAPAMENVGVVDFPTDVLVDILSQLPTSSRRLCRLVCRRWRDTIDKRTPERDVRTKMLTFVKGLDNEASAYVVDEARGRHRRVWTSSCSVDVIGTRNGLICVLDGGTGAVTVANPATRESLSVPPPPPRQAGLLPCFPDARTHEAYGFAFHPATLRYAVVHVPCYFNKSGTFDAVQVYTLGRGGRGAPPSWRSVPTPGASGRFQPGGVACVDGVAYWITAGTPAAIMSLDLKDNRVAPVKWSPETPGRGCRCSYRLTEMRGRLCVAVTVEETEKPTKRVEVWWMESTRDQRWTRRYNIMLETPKQHVMWPLFAHGENVLTVAQVFKEYNLHKHKVSDKRSSQCSMVKIWKKKPGVEIMNYGVADHTGISTFAYMETSEPLEIYK; encoded by the exons ATGCCGCCGAGGAAAGCCCCGGCAATGGAGAACGTGGGCGTCGTCGATTTTCCGACGGACGTTCTGGTGGACATCCTGTCGCAGCTCCCGACGAGCTCCCGGCGGCTTTGCCGGCTCGtgtgccggcggtggcgcgacaCCATCGACAAGCGCACGCCGGAGCGCGACGTCCGGACCAAGATGCTCACATTCGTCAAGGGCCTCGACAACGAGGCGTCGGCCTACGTCGTCGACGAGGCGCGGGGCCGGCACAGGCGCGTGTGGACCAGCTCCTGCTCCGTCGACGTGATCGGCACCCGCAACGGCCTCATCTGCGTCCTGGACGGCGGCACGGGCGCCGTCACGGTGGCCAACCCGGCGACGCGCGAGTCGCtgtccgtgccgccgccgccgccgcgccaggcGGGGCTCCTGCCGTGCTTCCCGGACGCGCGCACGCACGAGGCGTACGGGTTCGCGTTCCACCCGGCGACGCTGCGGTACGCCGTCGTGCACGTCCCGTGCTACTTCAACAAGTCCGGCACGTTCGACGCCGTGCAGGTGTACACCCTcggccgcggcgggcgcggcgcgccgccgtcgtggcggAGCGTGCCTACCCCAGGCGCCAGCGGCCGTTTCCAGCCGGGAGGGGTCGCCTGCGTCGACGGCGTGGCGTACTGGATCACCGCcgggacgccggcggcgatcaTGTCGCTCGATCTCAAGGACAACCGCGTCGCGCCCGTCAAGTGGTCGCCGGAGACGCCGGGGCGCGGGTGCAGGTGCAGCTACCGCCTGACGGAGATGCGCGGGAGGCTCTGCGTCGCGGTCACCGTGGAAGAGACGGAGAAGCCAACTAAAAGGGtggag GTGTGGTGGATGGAGAGCACAAGAGATCAACGGTGGACTCGCAGATACAACATAATGCTAGAAACGCCCAAGCAGCACGTGATGTGGCCGCTGTTTGCACACGGGGAGAATGTCCTAACAGTGGCGCAGGTGTTCAAGGAGTATAACCTGCACAAGCACAAGGTGAGCGACAAGAGGAGCTCGCAGTGCAGCATGGTGAAGATATGGAAGAAGAAGCCGGGAGTGGAGATCATGAACTACGGCGTCGCTGACCACACCGGGATCAGTACCTTCGCCTACATGGAGACTTCAGAACCACTCGAGATTTATAAATAG